One genomic region from Entelurus aequoreus isolate RoL-2023_Sb linkage group LG14, RoL_Eaeq_v1.1, whole genome shotgun sequence encodes:
- the LOC133664692 gene encoding SET domain-containing protein 9-like, whose product MFRHVLERLQVKWKSYRHRFVPWIALNISKNEKTLRHVKKRSEDKLVPDEEVSGSLLRLFRVLYSHGAHRQVDLQAVKGHFHVQVTSGNELSAHDAMFRSLGFCIERKRSTLPDAGCGVFVSRGVVPKGATVAMYPGTIYQPYEPILLQSIRNPFVFRCLDGVLVDGNDKAVSKMVYKSCSARDRMGPFVMSDTSWLTVSPDNPLAVGQYVNNCSNEWPANVCYQEYDVPDTFPIELRRYLPNVNYGPHSQGPLRCVVLVSLRDITAGDELFSNYYTIVH is encoded by the coding sequence ATGTTTAGACACGTACTGGAGAGGTTACAGGTCAAGTGGAAGTCGTACCGACACCGGTTTGTGCCTTGGATTGCACTTAACATTTCTAAAAATGAGAAAACCCTCCGACACGTGAAAAAGCGCTCTGAGGACAAGTTGGTCCCGGACGAAGAGGTGTCAGGAAGCCTGCTGCGGCTCTTCAGAGTCCTCTACAGTCATGGGGCTCATCGTCAAGTGGACCTGCAGGCGGTCAAAGGTCATTTTCACGTACAGGTGACAAGTGGCAACGAACTTAGTGCACACGATGCCATGTTCCGCTCACTTGGCTTCTGTATTGAGCGGAAGCGGAGTACACTGCCTGATGCAGGCTGCGGGGTGTTCGTCTCAAGAGGGGTGGTACCCAAAGGAGCTACAGTTGCCATGTACCCTGGCACCATCTACCAACCCTACGAGCCTATTCTTCTGCAGTCCATCAGAAACCCGTTTGTGTTTCGATGTCTCGATGGTGTCTTGGTTGACGGGAACGACAAAGCCGTCTCCAAAATGGTGTACAAGTCCTGCAGTGCCAGGGACCGAATGGGCCCTTTCGTGATGAGTGACACCAGCTGGCTCACGGTCAGCCCAGATAACCCGCTCGCAGTGGGCCAGTATGTGAACAACTGCTCCAACGAGTGGCCTGCCAACGTGTGTTACCAGGAGTACGATGTCCCCGACACGTTTCCCATTGAGCTTCGCCGATATCTTCCCAATGTCAACTATGGCCCTCACTCACAGGGACCTCTTCGGTGCGTGGTGCTCGTATCGCTCCGTGACATTACAGCAGGCGATGAGCTCTTTTCCAACTACTACACAATTGTAcactag